Below is a window of Lacibacter sp. H407 DNA.
ATTTGATCCTGATGAAGTATATCGTTGGTTCATGGAACTATTTATTGATTCGTATGATTGGGTGATGGTGCCTAATGTATATGGCATGACGCAGTTTGCAGATGGCGGACTCATGACCACCAAACCCTACGTCAGCGGCAGTAATTACTTAATGAAGATGAGTGATTATGAGAAAGGTGATTGGCAACAAGTTTGGGATGGTTTGTTCTGGCGATTTATGCATGTACACAGGAGTTTCTTTTTACAAAATCCACGACTTGGTATGCTGATCAACACATTTGATAAGATGGCGGCTGAAAAACAGCAAACCCATTTGAAGAACGCTGAAAAATTTTTACAACAACTTGACCAATGAATTTTACAATAGAAGATAAAGACCGCATTATTGAAATGGCCTGGGAAGACCGTACTCCTTTTGAAGCTATTGAACTGCAGTTCGGCTTGAAGGAAAAAGATGTGATTGCTTTTATGCGTACCAATAGCAAACCATCTAGCTTTCGTATGTGGCGCAAACGTATGGCCGGTCGATCCACCAAACACATAGCTTTACGAGGTGATGATGTCAACCGTTTTAAATGTAATCGTCAACGTAGCATCAGCATGAACAAAATCAGCAAACGATAAACAATGAACATCCTCCTTACAGGTGCCAATGGTTATATCGGTCAGCGACTCATTCAATTGCTGTTGCAGGAGGATCATATCATTTATTGCTGCGTTCGAAACAAAGAACGTTTTGATGCTGAGTATCGTCACCCGAAAATTCATATTATTGAAATTGATTTTCTTAATCCGGGTACGGTGCAATTACCTGTCGAATTGGATGTGGCTTTTTATCTCATTCATTCCTTGACATCAGCTGCAGGCACATTTGAAGCAGAAGAACAAACCTGCGCAGAAAACTTCAATGCACTTATCAAACAAACGAATACGCAACAGATTATTTATCTCGGAGGCATTGTTAATGCGGCGCATTTATCGCAACACCTCACCTCCCGTTTACATGTGGAAAGTATTTTAAAAACAACCTCTATTCCGCTAACTATTTTACGTGCAGGTATTATTGTGGGTTCGGGCAGTGCATCGTTTGAGATCATTCGTGACCTTACAGAGAAACTACCGGTGATGATCACTCCACAATGGCTTAATACCAAATGCCAGCCCATTGCTGTGCGAAATGTATTGCAGTATTTAATGGGTGTGATGTTGAAAACATCAACCTACAATCAGGATTTTGATATTGGCGGAAATGAAATACTTACTTATAAACAAATGATCTTACAGTTTGCTGAAGTACGTGGACTGAAACGCTACATCTATACCTTACCTGTAATGACACCACGCATTTCTTCCTATTGGTTATACTTTCTTACGTCCACTTCTTATCCGCTTGCAGTGAACCTGGTAAACAGTATGAAAGTGGATGTGATTTGCCGACCAAATGATCTCGAAAAAGAATTAAACATAAAACCATTTACGTATAAAGAAGCGGTGGCACTTGCATTTGAAAAGATCGAACAGAACATGGTGGTGAGCAGTTGGAAAGATGCATTCAGCAGCAGCAAAACATCGTTGCAGTTAATGCAATACATGCGTGTACCGGAGTTTGGTTGTTACCGGGATGTAAAACAACGGGAGATAAAACCCGAGCAGGTGGATGCCATTTTAAAAAAGATCTGGAGCATTGGTGGCGGAACGGGTTGGTATTACGGCAATCATCTCTGGCTGCTACGTGGCTTTATTGATAAGTTATTTGGCGGTGTTGGTTTACGTCGTGGACGAACAAATACCAGCCGGATTGAAGCCGGTGATGCATTGGATTTCTGGCGTGTACTGGTAGCAGATAAAACACAAAAACGTTTACTGTTGTATGCTGAAATGAAATTACCCGGTGAAGCCTGGCTGGAATTCCGCATTATGAAGCTGAAAAATAAATTACAGTTAAGGCAGGTTGCAACCTTTCGTCCGAAAGGAATCTGGGGCCGTTTGTATTGGTACAGTGTAGTGCCTTTTCACTATTTTATTTTCAATGGCATGATCAATCAACTCATTAAAGAAGAGAAACAGAACGCATGAAAAAACATTTACCCAAGATCGCTGTCTGGCTCTTAGGCATTTTTTTTATTCTCGGCGGCGTCAATCATTTTATCAATCCTGATTTTTATTTGCCGTTGATACCCGATTACTTTCCGAATCATTCACTGCTCAACTATGTAAGTGGTGCAGGTGAAGTTTTAGCAGGCATTGCCGTATTGATTCCATCAACAAGAAAACTTGGCTGCAATGCCATCCTGTTTCTGTTGATTGCTTTTTTGCCTGCACATATTTACTTTATCCAGAAAGGTGGTTGCTTAAGCGATTCCTTGTGCGTACCTGCATGGGTAGCATGGGTTCGTTTGCTTGTGATACATCCCATTTTAATCTATTGGGCATACAAATGCCGTACAATTAAATAAACAGAAGATGAATTCATTTCCTGCAGAGTATGCTGCTATTCTTGAACGTATTGAAAACGTTGATCCCGTCCGTTACGGGAAAACGAGAAATTTTATTGATGGTGATGTTACCTATCTGTCGCCCTATATTTCACGTGGTGTGATCAGTGTAAAGCAGGTAAAAGAAATAGTACTGCAAAAAGGTTACAAACCTTACCAGGTAGAGAAATTTCTGCAGGAACTCGCCTGGCGTGAATATTTTCAGCGTGTGTGGCAGGCAAAAGGAACAGCAGCTATTAACACTGCGTTGAAACAAGAGCAGCTTGATGCAAAACATACACAAATGATCGGGTGTGTTGCAAATGCAGCAACAGGTATTGAAGCGATCGATGAGCAGATCAGCAAACTGTATGACACAGGTTATATGCACAATCATGCACGCATGTACACGGCATCCATTGTTTGTAATATCGGTAAAGCTCATTGGCAGCAACCATCGAAATGGATGTATTATCATTTGCTCGATGGCGATCTGGCAAGTAATAACTGCAGCTGGCAATGGGTGGCAGCAGCCTTCTCTTCAAAAAAATATTATTGCAACCAGGAAAACATCAACAAGAATTGCAACAGCAATCAACGCAATACATTTCTTGATAAGAGCTATGAAGAATTACCGGAGATGGATATCCCGGATGCATTGCAACAAACAGTTGCTTTATCATTACACACAGAATTGCCAACAGCAGCTGCAATCAACATTGATCCATCAAAACCTGTATTGATCTATAACTCCTACAACCTCGATCCTAACTGGCGCAAAGAAGAAGATGTCAACCGAATACTGTTACTGGAGCCATCGCATTTTACCAATTATCCGGTGAGTGGAAAAGTGCTGCAGTTCATTCTCGACCTGTCGAAGAATATTGAAGGCATACAGCTTTTTGTGGGTGAGTTGAATGAACTGATGCAATTAGCAGGCAATGCAGTCATCATCTCCAAAGAACATCCCGCCTTTGAACATTATACAGGAACTAAAGACAGCGGTGACTGGATGTTTCCGCAGGTTACAGGTTACTTCAATTCATTTTTCAGCTATTGGAAAAAATGTGAACGTTATTTATAGCAGTCGCTCAACCAAAGCATCTCTTTTTTGTTAAAGCATAAACTCATTTCATGGAATCAGTAAAAAATAAAAATGTATTGATCGTTGGTGCAACAGGTGGCATTGGCAGCAGAGTGGCTAAATTATTAGCAGGCAGCGGCGCCAATTTATTCCTGGCAGGTCGTAACAGCGAAAAACTGGCGGCATTGGCGCAGGAGTTAAACCTTCCCTCATCCAAAACACTGGCACTTGACATCAGCAAGCCTGCTGAGGTTACAGTGTTGAAAGAACAGTTCTTTGCACAATATCCTACTATTGATATATTGGTAAATGCTGCCGGTCTTGGTATTATCAAATCATCTGATACATTAACAGAAGATGAGTTTATGCAAACTATTAATACCAACTTGTATGCACCTTTCCTGTTGGTGAAAGCATTTTTACCCAACATGAAAGAAACAAAGAAAGGTTTGATCATTAATATTCCCGGCATATTGGGCAAAGTGCCGATGTTGGGTGCGGCTGCTTACAGTGCATCGAAGTACGGGCTGAACGGTATGATGCAAAGCATTCGGGAAGAAGTGAAGCGGACAGAAATACGTATCACCAATTTATTTCTTGGTGGTGTTGATACGCCTTTCTGGGATACCATTGATTTGCGTGTACAACGTGATAAAATGGTAATGGCAGAAGAAGCAGCAAAAGCGATCTGGTTTTTATGCCAGCAGCCAACCAGTGCAGTGGTAAGTGAAATGGTGGTACAACCATTCAACCATCAGGCAATATAAAACAAGAACGGCTGCCAATTGGCAGCCGTTCTTGTTTTATAGAAACGGTTTTTCGTTTATGCTGCTTTATGAAATTCCACACTGTTCGTTTGTGTTGTTGGCCACTTACCAAACATTTCTTCTACAACTTTGATCCTGTATTCAAAAATTTTCTTCAATTGCGCTTTCACAAATAAGGCATTCGCAATGTTCCCTAAAAAACCCAGTGGGTTTCTGTAATGCACAATATCCGTCATCTCCACACCACCTTCAATCACTTTAAAATGATGTTGATGATGCCATAACTGGTAGGGACCAAAGCGTTGTTCGTCTACAAAAAATTCCTTGTCCTTTACATGGGTGATCTCCGTCATCCAGTAGATGGGAATTCCAAGCACGGGCTTCACTTTATATTCGATGATCTGTCCCGGATACATTTTTGCACCGTGATGTTTCGAAAGAATTTTGAAACCAAGATCATTTGGTGTGATCTTTTGCAGATTTGCCGGATTGGAAAAAAATTCCCAGGCCGTTTCTATATCAACAGGGATCTGTTGTACGGTCTTTAACGAGAACGTTGCCATTGGTTAATTGTATAAATTATTTGCGATGACAATTTCAGGATACTCATTTTTCTCACTCGCCCACTGATACAACAATTCACTGCTGATAGGCTCATAAATATCCCGCTTGAATGGATCAGTAGGCAATTCTTTCATAGGGACAAGCACCAGAAAATGCGGTTCTACATAATCGTAATGTTTGTCAACTGTTAATCCTTTTACCTGAACAAATTTGTAACCCTTGCTTTGCAATTGATCCAATGCTTTTTTATTGAATTCGATCGTAGCACTACGGGCTTCTGCAATTCCTTTTCGCATGGTGATTGTATTATGTAATGAATAATAAACGGGAGGCGAAATTGTTCGCTCAGCAAGGGATTTTAACGAATGTTGATCGAACGATCGGTTTACAAAGTTACGAATTCAACAAACGATAACTTTCATAAAATTGGACGAATGATGGGAACGATTGCATAGAAGGACAAACGGATGTTAAATAAAACTTCATTTGTATCTGCAATTCTAATGCGTACAGGGAATACAAAATTTACAACAAAAGAACAATTCATAAAAGACGCATTAAATGCCGTTGGACCGGGGCGACTGACGGACATAAAAAAACCCGCCTTCATTTGAAGTACGGGTAAAAAAAAATGTGCCCACGAAAGGAATCGAACCTTCACATCCTTGCGAATGGCAGATTTTGAGTCTGCTGCGTCTACCAATTCCGCCACATGGGCATGTGACTAATACTTTTTTAAGAACTCTTCCTCCGGCCCAAGCATTTTACGTAGAGGCAAAAGGCTTTCCTTTGGGGCTGCAATATTACAGAATCTTTGCTTTCGTATGAAATTTTTTATGAGTTCGGGTTAGGTTTTTCTGAAATCTTATCTTGCGATCCCTTAAACGATTGGAATGCTTACAATAGGACTTATCAGAGAAGGAAAAATACCAGCCGATAACCGGGTAGCCCTCACTCCCTCACAATGCAAGTGGGTTCATAAGAATGCTGAGAATGTTAAGGTGATCGTTCAAACCTGTTCTTCCCGCTGTTTCAGCGATAAAGAGTACCGAGCTGCCGGTGTCGAAGTAAAAGAAGACTTGAGCGAATGCGATGTACTCTTTGGCATCAAAGAAGTGCCCGTTGATCAATTGATTCCCGGTAAAACTTACCTTTTCTTTTCGCATACTAAAAAGGCGCAGGCAAACAATCAAAAACTGATGCGGGCGATGGTTGAGAAAAACATTACCCTCATCGATTATGAATGTTTAACCCACGACGACGGTCAACGCATTATTGGCTTCGGATTTTTTGCAGGCATTGTTGGGGCACACAATGGCATGATGGCTTTCGGTACTCGCACAGGTGCATTCCATTTGGGACGTGTGGGCGATGTACGGGATTACCGCCAACTGATCCATACCTATTTTGGATTGAAGCTTCCAAAAATTAAGATCGCTATTACCGGCAGTGGTCGTGTGGCGCATGGCTTATTGGAGATCATGAACCTGCTCGGCGTTAACGAAGTGGAACCGTTCGATTATTTACATCGCCAATATGAATACCCGGTGTATGTGCATTTGAAAGGTCGAGACTTGTATGAACGCAAAGACGATGGTACCTACAACCGTGACAACTTTCATGAACATCCGGAAGAATACAAATGCAGCTTCTCTCCTTTCGTAAAGCAGACAGATATTTTATTGAATGGGGTGTACTGGGATAAAACCATTCCCTCCTTATTTACACTGGATGAATTCCGTAATCCTTCCTTTAAAATTCAAACCATTGCTGATGTTACTAACGATACCGGAGGTTCTATCCCGATCAATATCGGCGACTCAACAATTCAAGATCCGGTGTATGGGGTTGATAAGACCACATTGCAAAAAACAGCGCCTTATTTGCCCACTTCTGTTGATGTGATGGCGGTTGCGAATTTGCCGAATGAATTACCTCGTGATGCATCCCGTTATTTTGGTGAGCAATTGATCAAGTATGTACTGGAAGATCTGGCAAAAGGTGGTTCTGCAATTCTTGAACGGGCAACTATGTTGAAGAAAGGCGTGTTAACGGAAGAGTATGACTATTTGAAAGAGTACGCTGCTGTGAAATAATATACGATGTTAGATTTACGATGTGCGTCATAAATACAAATAGTAATCCTTCAATAAACTCACAAATTCATTTGTGTATTGATTGTTTTCATCCTTGATCGAAAATTCTGGAAATGATGGCTCTGTTTTCTCTCTGCTGAACATTAATATCGACCGGAAAAACCCATGCCTTACCGTTTGTTTTACCTGCACATGCGTTTGAAGATGAAGATCGACTCCTTTCGCCAATTCGATCATTCGCTCTGCACGCACATAAGGAAGCAATACAGCAAAGTTTCCGTCTGCAGTTAAATTAGCATCAACAACTGTTATTAATTCATCCAGCTTCAATCCCTCATCATGCATCGCTACATTTCGGTTGGCAGCATTTGATTTTAAATCGCCTTCATAAAATGGCGGATTGGAAATAATAAGATCATACTTTTTTGAAAAATTGAATTGCTTAACATCAGCATGAAACAATTGCAGTCGTTCCTTCCATTGGGAGGCTTCAATATTCTCTTTTGCTTGCTGATAAGATGGTTCATCAATTTCAATTCCATCGATCAATGCATCGCATTTCTGTGCAAGCATTAACATCAGTAATCCTGTTCCGGCACCAATATCAAGTATAGTGAGTGGTGAATGGTGAGTAGCTAGTAAGTTGTCCGCACTTCGTACCTCGTACTTCATACTTCTTACTTCTGCCGCTACCCACGCTCCAAACAAGCAACTGTCAGTACTTACTTTCAATGCAGCTTTCTCTTGCTGCACGGTAAATTGTTTGAATTGAAAATAGTTGTTGGGCATTATGAATGAGTGATGAGTATTGGCTTACAACCAATGGCTATCGGCTAAAGGCTGATGATGTTACCATTCCGCTCTTGCACTTGGGTTTACACTCAACGATGTAAAGTCATTTGCCAGGTATTTATAATAACCCGTCATTGCAATCATACCGGCATTGTCTGTACAATATTCAAACGAAGGGATATATGTTTTCCAACCATGCTTCGCTCCCATTTCTGTAAAGGCTTTTCGTAAACCACTGTTGGCACTTACTCCACCAGCCAGACAAATTTGTGTGATGCCTGTTTGCTTGGATGCTTTCTTCAGCTTGTTGAGTAGTATCGAAACAATACGTTGTTGCACCGAAGCACAAATATCATTCAGGTTATCAGCAATAAATTGTTTTTGCTCTTCCTCCGTTTTTAAAAATTCTTCTTTGTAAACAAGACTTGTACCTGCATTACGCAGGAAATATAGAATGGATGTTTTCAATCCACTGAAACTAAAGTTGAGATCAGGAATTTGCGGCTCAGGAAATTTAAACCGATCGGGATTGCCAAGTTGGGCATATTTATCAATGAGCGGACCACCAGGATATGGAAGTCCGAGCAGCTTTGCTGTTTTATCAAACGCTTCACCCGCAGCATCGTCAATTGTTTCGCCAAGTACTTTCATTTGAGTTGCAGTTTCGCACAAAACAATTTGTGTGTGACCGCCGCTTACCGTTAAACAAAGAAAAGGAAACGAAGGTTTTTGTTCTGCAATCAAATTAGCAATTACATGCGCCTGCATATGATGCACAGCGATCAACGGAATATCCAACGCTAACGAAAGTGATTTGGCAAATTGTGTTCCTACCAGTAGAGAACCAATCAATCCGGGAGCTTGCGTAAACGCAACAGCATTCAATTCTTTTTGTTCAACGCCTGCTTTCTTCAGGGCTTCATCAACAACCGGCACAATATTCTGCATGTGTGCCCTGCTGGCCAATTCCGGCACAACACCCCCATATTGTTCATGCACAGCTTGTGTAGCAATGATGTTGGAAAGGATCACACCGTCCCGACAAACGGAAGCGGAGGTTTCATCGCAGGAAGATTCGATAGCAAGAATAGTAACCAAAAGGAAAATGAAAAATTAAAAATGAAAAATTAAGAATGTAAAAATACAGCAACCTGCCTAATTCATCATTCATTACTCTTCACTCAT
It encodes the following:
- a CDS encoding SDR family oxidoreductase, with amino-acid sequence MNILLTGANGYIGQRLIQLLLQEDHIIYCCVRNKERFDAEYRHPKIHIIEIDFLNPGTVQLPVELDVAFYLIHSLTSAAGTFEAEEQTCAENFNALIKQTNTQQIIYLGGIVNAAHLSQHLTSRLHVESILKTTSIPLTILRAGIIVGSGSASFEIIRDLTEKLPVMITPQWLNTKCQPIAVRNVLQYLMGVMLKTSTYNQDFDIGGNEILTYKQMILQFAEVRGLKRYIYTLPVMTPRISSYWLYFLTSTSYPLAVNLVNSMKVDVICRPNDLEKELNIKPFTYKEAVALAFEKIEQNMVVSSWKDAFSSSKTSLQLMQYMRVPEFGCYRDVKQREIKPEQVDAILKKIWSIGGGTGWYYGNHLWLLRGFIDKLFGGVGLRRGRTNTSRIEAGDALDFWRVLVADKTQKRLLLYAEMKLPGEAWLEFRIMKLKNKLQLRQVATFRPKGIWGRLYWYSVVPFHYFIFNGMINQLIKEEKQNA
- a CDS encoding MauE/DoxX family redox-associated membrane protein; this encodes MKKHLPKIAVWLLGIFFILGGVNHFINPDFYLPLIPDYFPNHSLLNYVSGAGEVLAGIAVLIPSTRKLGCNAILFLLIAFLPAHIYFIQKGGCLSDSLCVPAWVAWVRLLVIHPILIYWAYKCRTIK
- the tsaD gene encoding tRNA (adenosine(37)-N6)-threonylcarbamoyltransferase complex transferase subunit TsaD, which gives rise to MVTILAIESSCDETSASVCRDGVILSNIIATQAVHEQYGGVVPELASRAHMQNIVPVVDEALKKAGVEQKELNAVAFTQAPGLIGSLLVGTQFAKSLSLALDIPLIAVHHMQAHVIANLIAEQKPSFPFLCLTVSGGHTQIVLCETATQMKVLGETIDDAAGEAFDKTAKLLGLPYPGGPLIDKYAQLGNPDRFKFPEPQIPDLNFSFSGLKTSILYFLRNAGTSLVYKEEFLKTEEEQKQFIADNLNDICASVQQRIVSILLNKLKKASKQTGITQICLAGGVSANSGLRKAFTEMGAKHGWKTYIPSFEYCTDNAGMIAMTGYYKYLANDFTSLSVNPSARAEW
- a CDS encoding tRNA1(Val) (adenine(37)-N6)-methyltransferase codes for the protein MQQEKAALKVSTDSCLFGAWVAAEVRSMKYEVRSADNLLATHHSPLTILDIGAGTGLLMLMLAQKCDALIDGIEIDEPSYQQAKENIEASQWKERLQLFHADVKQFNFSKKYDLIISNPPFYEGDLKSNAANRNVAMHDEGLKLDELITVVDANLTADGNFAVLLPYVRAERMIELAKGVDLHLQTHVQVKQTVRHGFFRSILMFSREKTEPSFPEFSIKDENNQYTNEFVSLLKDYYLYL
- a CDS encoding SRPBCC family protein: MATFSLKTVQQIPVDIETAWEFFSNPANLQKITPNDLGFKILSKHHGAKMYPGQIIEYKVKPVLGIPIYWMTEITHVKDKEFFVDEQRFGPYQLWHHQHHFKVIEGGVEMTDIVHYRNPLGFLGNIANALFVKAQLKKIFEYRIKVVEEMFGKWPTTQTNSVEFHKAA
- a CDS encoding NAD(P)-dependent oxidoreductase; this translates as MLTIGLIREGKIPADNRVALTPSQCKWVHKNAENVKVIVQTCSSRCFSDKEYRAAGVEVKEDLSECDVLFGIKEVPVDQLIPGKTYLFFSHTKKAQANNQKLMRAMVEKNITLIDYECLTHDDGQRIIGFGFFAGIVGAHNGMMAFGTRTGAFHLGRVGDVRDYRQLIHTYFGLKLPKIKIAITGSGRVAHGLLEIMNLLGVNEVEPFDYLHRQYEYPVYVHLKGRDLYERKDDGTYNRDNFHEHPEEYKCSFSPFVKQTDILLNGVYWDKTIPSLFTLDEFRNPSFKIQTIADVTNDTGGSIPINIGDSTIQDPVYGVDKTTLQKTAPYLPTSVDVMAVANLPNELPRDASRYFGEQLIKYVLEDLAKGGSAILERATMLKKGVLTEEYDYLKEYAAVK
- a CDS encoding SDR family oxidoreductase, with the protein product MESVKNKNVLIVGATGGIGSRVAKLLAGSGANLFLAGRNSEKLAALAQELNLPSSKTLALDISKPAEVTVLKEQFFAQYPTIDILVNAAGLGIIKSSDTLTEDEFMQTINTNLYAPFLLVKAFLPNMKETKKGLIINIPGILGKVPMLGAAAYSASKYGLNGMMQSIREEVKRTEIRITNLFLGGVDTPFWDTIDLRVQRDKMVMAEEAAKAIWFLCQQPTSAVVSEMVVQPFNHQAI
- a CDS encoding TIGR03643 family protein: MNFTIEDKDRIIEMAWEDRTPFEAIELQFGLKEKDVIAFMRTNSKPSSFRMWRKRMAGRSTKHIALRGDDVNRFKCNRQRSISMNKISKR
- a CDS encoding FAD-binding domain-containing protein; this translates as MNSFPAEYAAILERIENVDPVRYGKTRNFIDGDVTYLSPYISRGVISVKQVKEIVLQKGYKPYQVEKFLQELAWREYFQRVWQAKGTAAINTALKQEQLDAKHTQMIGCVANAATGIEAIDEQISKLYDTGYMHNHARMYTASIVCNIGKAHWQQPSKWMYYHLLDGDLASNNCSWQWVAAAFSSKKYYCNQENINKNCNSNQRNTFLDKSYEELPEMDIPDALQQTVALSLHTELPTAAAINIDPSKPVLIYNSYNLDPNWRKEEDVNRILLLEPSHFTNYPVSGKVLQFILDLSKNIEGIQLFVGELNELMQLAGNAVIISKEHPAFEHYTGTKDSGDWMFPQVTGYFNSFFSYWKKCERYL